Part of the Candidatus Aenigmatarchaeota archaeon genome, TTGTGGTAATAGTTAAAAATAAATTAATTGACATTTAATATTTGATAAAGAGGTGAATAAATGGCTGAAAATAAGGTAAGGGCTAGGATGATTCTTGGCAAGGTTATAGTTAGCGAGGAGACAGGTAAGAGATATGGAGTTGTAAATAATGTTGACTTTATAGCAGAGAGTGGAGAACTTTTGAATCTGGTTGTTGAGGGTGCCACAAAAGCTCTCATGGATTTAAACCTAAAGAGCGATGACAAGGGTAGAATTTTAATACCTTTTAGTGCTGTAAAGTCAATTGGAGACTTTGTAATAGTTAGTGAAAATGAGTTAATCTAGGGATATTTTTTCATCTATCTTTAGATTAGGTATCCTGTCTATTTTATTTGGATTTCTAAAATACTCACCTCTTTTAACTTTATAATAGGCACAAACTCCTATCATTGCTGCATTATCTGTGCAAAACTTTTTGTGGGGTAAAACAAGATCTATAGCTCGATTTTTCAGTTCTTTTCTGAACATCTTTCTTATGTAATCATTTCTTATAACACCACCACCTATTAAAATTTGTTTAATTTCATATTTTTCCAGAACTTTTTTGATTTTAAACAACAGAGATTCTGTTATTGTTTTTTGGAAAGATGCACAAAAATCCGGGACAATAGAATAAAAATTATTTCCATACTCTTTTTTTAACTCTTCTATTTTGATTATACAAGCAGTTTTTAATCCAGAATAACTAAAATTAAAATCTTTTCTTCTTTTCATTGGTAAAGGTAAATTGAATTTTGGCGAACCTTTTCTTGCGAAATCCTCGATTATTGGACCACCTGGATATCCCAAATTCAAAGGACGAGCCACTTTATCAAAAGCTTCACCTACGGCATCATCTAAAGTTTCTCCCAATAATTGGTATTCCCCGTGATCATTCATTAGAACAATTTCGGTATGCCCTCCCGATATTAGTAGGCAAACAATGGGGAATTTGATTTTTTTTAAATTATTATAGTATTTTCCATTTCTGTTCTTTATAAAATTGCTATAAATATGACCCTCCATATGATTTACAGGTATGATGGGTTTATCATATTTTTTTGAAAGTTCAAGAATTTTTTTTATCCCCACCTCCAAGGCTATGGCCAAACCCGGTCCTATTGTAACTGCATAAAAATCAATTTCATGAAATTTACAACCACTTCTTTTTAATGCTTCATTTATTACATCATCTATTCTTTCCTGATGGGCCCTTTTTGCTATTATCGGAACCACACCTTTCCATTTTGAATGGAGATCAATTTGAGAGGAAACTACATTAGATAAGAGTCTATCATTTTCACAGACTGCAGCACTTGTTTCATCGCATGAAGTATCTACAGAGAGGATTTTCATAAAATCACTTTATTCTACAATACTCTATCTTTCTCTTTTTCACACCATGATAACTAAACTTGACCCATATTAGATTAACATTTAAATTCATCAATATTTTTGAAACTTTTTCAGCCCATTCTATTACTATTATGTTAGGTTTTTGGATCATCTTGTCTAAACCAAGATCAATAAACTCCTTTTGATCAAATAACCTGTATGTATCAATGTGAAACAATTTAAGTCCCCTGTCAAATTCATACTCTCTGCAAAGTATGAAAGTGGGGGATATTATATTTTCTTTTATACCCAAAGCTTTAGCAATACCTTTTGTGAAATAAGTTTTTCCAGATCCAAGTTCTCCCTGAAGACCAAAAATTATCGGTTTTTTACCAATTTCAATTTTATCTAGAATTTCATTTGCAATCTTCATTGTTTCATTCACGGAATTTGAGATGTAAATAGTAGGTGAAATTAACTTCACGTCTCCTTCACGCAATATTTTTAATTCGTTTAGTGTCGTGTTAACTACTGTGGATGGTTTGTTTTTCGGTAGTTCTCCCGCGTCAATTATAAGGTCTAAAAGTTTTTTTTTCTTATCATCTATATTATCCAGTATATCTTCTATTTTGTATGGCGTTTTTTTATTGGTCTCATTTGCTGATGTAGAGGTTATTGGTTTGCCAAAACTTTTTATTATTTTTAAAACCAAATCATGATTTGGTATTCTTACACCAAGAGTCCCATCCTGACCTTCTATTCTCTTATCAACTCTATTCAAACTTTTTGAGACAACCGTCAAAGGACCTGGGAGATAATTATCATATAAATTTTCAGCTATCTCATTTAGCTTGACATATTTTTTGGACATTTTTTTATTACACACGGCTATTGAAATAGGTTTATTTCTTTTTCCTTTAAATTTCAACAACTTCTCTACAGATTCTTCGTTGGTTGGATCCGCCGCCAATCCATAGCAGGTTTCAGTTGGATATACAACTAGGCCCCCAGTTTTTAAAACTTTTACAGCCTCTTCAACTATATATTTTATCTTTTTATTTGAAAACTTGATTATTTTCATTTTAATCAACCAATAATTTCCTTTGTCAATCTCTTTGTTATACTTATTTTCTTTATCAAATCTTCCATTGAAAGTTTTTCGAATTCGGGTTTTAGTCTGACAAGATATACCCTAAGTCTAAAAGACTCAAAATTAGATCCAGTTTTAATGTCCAATAAGTCATTTAAATTTTTTATTGCCCTTGAAACGGCCATAGGATTTATTTCCAATATTCTTGATATTTCTCGTACCGATAGTCTGGCCTCTGGGGTTTTTGAAAGCTCTTTTAGAACTTTTAGTACCATTAAATCGTATTCTTTCTGTTTTTTTTGGGATTTTTTTGTCATGTATTTCAATCCTCACTTGTATATTGTGACACCTGTAACAAATTATACTAATTTAATAACTAAACTTTAAATACACCTCAATAATCAAAATTAACCTTTAAAAAGTGGTAAAAGTTGTTTAAATGATTGAAATAAATTAAACTTAAAAACTTCATTTACTATAACTATAACCTATGTGATTTTATGAAAAGATGTGATTATTGCAGATCTAAATTGAATAAAAAATGGAACTTTTGTCCTATTTGCGGCAATGAGATAGAGAAACCGATAACTATAACTACACTTCTAAAAAGGCAAATGGATATTCTAAGAAATCTGATGAGGGATGATATCGGCAAGGAAAGCTCAAGAAGAATTTCTGGTGGCATAACAATAAAAATAAATTCAACAGGTTTTCATGAACCAAGAGTTCAGGTAATACAACCGCCAAATATAAGTGAACCTTACAATATGAAGAAACCAGAAAAAAAATTCAAAGGAGAGATTATAGAACCTGAGGTTAATATAAAAAGAATGTCCAATGAGATGATCATAGAAATTGATATGCCAGATGTGAAATCGGAAAGTGATGTTGAAGTTAACAGGTTTTTTGATTCCATAGAAATAAGGGGTTATGGTGAAAAAAAAGGTTATTTTAAAATAATTAAGATTCCAAGTAGACACACTCTCATGGAAAAGAAGTTGAATGAGGGAAAATTAACACTGAAATTTGGTTTATGAACCAATATAACCATTTTTATACAAATAAAGAAACATGATTATAGATTCCTTGAAAGAATATGGAATTCCAGAAGAATTTATAATAAAACTTAAGGAATCTGGAATAAAAAATTTGAATGACCCACAAATAAAATCAATTAAAAGTGGTTTATTTAATTCAAAAAACATTGTCGTTTCTGCACCGACTGCCTCTGGAAAAACACTGATAGCCACACTCGCAGCAATAAAGAAATTAAAAGAGGGATCAAGAGTAATATATCTTGTCCCACTAATAGCCTTGGCGACAGAAAAATGGCAATATTACAAAAAACTTTTTCATAACACGGGAATAAAGGTTGCAATATCTACTGGAGATTTGGATTCCTCAGATGAATGGCTAGCAAACTATAATCTAATAATCCTCACAACCGAAAAATGCGATTCATTGATAAGGCATGGGTCCCAATGGTTAAGGGATGTTGGTCTGGTTATTGTTGATGAAATACATCTTCTTAATGATCCAAACCGTGGCCCAACATTAGAGGTTACTTTGACTATGTTGAGAGAGATTTTTAAGAATTCGCAGATTATTGGTCTCTCGGCGACAATAAATAATGTTGATGAAATCTCGAAATGGTTGAATGCAAAAACTGTAAAATCAAATTTCAGACCTGTTGAATTATACGAGGGAATATACCTAAATAACAAAATATATTTCTTTGGAAGAGAAGGTTATGAATTAAATGAAAATCTGATACCAGAATTGAGTATATTAGAAAATACAAATAGATTAGGAAAACAGTCAATATATTTTGTATCTACTAGAAGGAATGCTGAATCACTCGCTGAAAAGATAGCAAATTTCAACAAAAATTTTATTGGAAAGAATGAAAGTCAACATCTTTCTAGATTATCTGAAGAAATATTGAACGCACTGGAAACACCGACTAGACAGTGTAAAAAACTTGCCGATTGTATTAGAAAAGGTGTCGCTTTTCACCATGCTGGTCTAATTGGGAAGCAAAGATGGCTAATAGAAGAAAGTTTCAGAAATGGTTTATTGAAAGTTATATGTGCAACCCCAACTTTGGCTATGGGAGTCTCACTTCCTGCATTTCGTGTGGTTGTTAGAGATGTTGTCAGATATTATGAAGGATATGGTTTGAGACACATACCAGTCCTAGAATACAAACAATTTGTCGGTAGGGCTGGAAGACCGGAGTATGATAAATTTGGTGAATCTATTTTGGTTGCAAAAACTGAAACTGAAGCCGAGAAGTTAGTTCAAACATATATTTTTGGTGAACCAGAGGAAATATATTCAAAATTATCCATGGATCCTGTATTAAGAATGTATATCCTTGCATTAGTTTCATCTGAATTTGTAAACTCAAGAACTGATTTGATTAATTTTTTTAAAAAAACTTTCTATGCATACCAATTTGGTGAAATAACAGATATAGAAAATAAAATTGATTATATATTGGAACTATTAATTAAATTTGGTTTTATAAAATCAAGTGAAAGAGGAATATTTGCTACAAAAATTGGTAAAAGAGTTTCAGAATTATATTTAGATCCATTGACAGCATACAAATTTTTGAATTCCTTGAAAAAAATAAACCCAAATACAAGTGACTTTTCAATCATACATATAATATCAAGTACACTCGAGATGAAACCTCTACTTTCTGTTTCAAGCGGTGAATATGATGAGATAAATAAAAAAATTGCAATAAACCAATTCCTTATAGATATTCCAAAAGAATGGGAAGAAGAATATGATGAATTTATGTCTACCGTGAAAACTGCGATGTTGCTTGAATCTTGGGTGGAGGAAAAAACAGAAGATGAAATATTAGGAAAATTCAAAGTGACCCCGGGGGAATTATATACCCGTCTAAAGAATGCTGATTGGTTACTTTATTCTTTGAATGAACTTGGTTTATTGTCTGGAAATAAAGAAATTTTAGGAAAGATAAGAAAATTAAGAATAAGGATGAAGTATGGTGTCAAGGAAGAATTATTACCTCTGGTGAGACTAGAGCAAGTTGGTAGAGTCAGGGCTAGAAAACTATTCAACAATAATATAAAAACAATAAATGAACTAAGAGAAATATCGTTAGAAAGATTATCTAGAATTGTTGGGCCAAAAGTCGCGATGATAATAAAAAGACAACTGGGTGAAGAATATGAACAGCCAAAAGAACAAAAGCAGTTAACCTTGGGGTAATCGGCTAGCTTGGTTCAGGCTTCGGCCTTCGGGAGGCTGAGATTTTAAACAGCAAACCTGGGTTCAAATCCCAGTTACCCCATAAAAAAATAAAAAAAAGAATTGATTGATTTTTACAATAAAAACTTCCAAACCACCAATGCAAGGACTAAAACCAACAAAACAATCCATAAAACTTTGTTCTTCAATAAATCCTTTGGCATTATTACACCTTAAGAAATATTGATTTATTTATTTATAAATCAAATTACAACAACTCTCACTTTCTTCCAAAAACCAGCCATCCTGTATGCATCAAACCCTGACTTTTTGGTCTTGTGAAACCAAACTCACTTTGCCACTCTCTTAATATATTTTCCACACAGGTTATATTTTTTAATTCGCATTTCTTCATACTTTCCATCACATTTATCAATTGTTCAACATATGGACAATATACAACTATATACCCTCCTTTCTTTAATTTTTTTAATCCTTCAGGTATAACTCTTTCACAACCCTTCATATCCAGTGTTATCAGATCTAGATTATTTTCTTCTATACCATCAAATATATCCTTGTTTTTTACTTCTATATTTTTCAAACCACTTTTCTTTATATTATTCTTTACCACTTTGAAAAAATCTTCCCTTTTTTCATAAGTAACAACTTTACCCAGCGGACAATGCCACGCCAAGAAAAGGGCCAAAAACCCAGATCCTGAACCAGCATCAACTATCTTTGCGTCTGGAGGAACCCCTGTGTAAGATAAGATTATTGATGCATCTTTTGGGGTGACAACTTGTGGTAACCTTTCCAATTTTTTCAAAATATCATTAAAATTTTTCATAATATTTTCTTGGAAATAAAACAAATATTTTTAATTATTATAACCATTTTTTAAAATACCTATCCCAACTGCATTTGCACCGTAAAATTCCTTCCCATATTTTTTAGTAAAAGCATCTTTCATATCCGTTTCAACCCATTCATTTCTGGAAGATCTTTTCAAAAAATATAGTTCATCAAATTTTATTTCACCTTTTTTTATAAATTTGTCCAGATCCTTATTGTAATTCAGGGGAAAAGTTAAAACTATTTTTCCTTTATTTGAGCTCAAACTTTTCAAATGCCCCAAAACTTTTAAAATTTTATCTGGATTTCTCGGTTCCTCATCATCACCTATATGTTCTATTGTTGATATGCTGACAATCAAATCATATTTTTTATTTGGTTTGAAATCAATGATATCTTTATTTATAACCCCATGACCCTTCTCATATTTGTCTACAATTTCATGGGAAACTGGAAAATAATGTGATAGAACATTTCCGACTTCAAGAACACTGCCGTTACTTTTTGAGACAAAATCCCAAACTATTGGAATTTCAACACTTCTTTCACATCTCCACGTGTAGTTGTACATATGGTAAAAGTAGAAATATTCCTTTCCCATTAATTTGAATTTTCTTTTTGCCTTGAAATTTTTATATACTAGGTAGCTTAGAAACAAAAATGAGACTTTAATACCGATAATTAATAAATAAAAAAAAACCTCTTTTTTTGATGAGATTTTTGACTTCGCATGAAAAATCTCCTAAATCAACCATGTTTAATTTGTATACTTTTTTCTTCAAAAAAATCACATATTTCTCAATCTTTTTATTCTATCTTCTATGGGTGGGTGTGTTGAAAACAGGTTAGATATATCTTTTCCTGATAATGGATTTACTATGAATAATGGAGCAACAGCTTCGTTAACTTTTAATTGACCCTTATTGTATTTCATTATCTTTTCAAGGGCACTCGCCAATCCTTCTGGGTATCTCGTCAAATATGCCCCATTTGCATCTGCCAAATATTCTCTCCTTCTTGATATTGCAAGTTGAACTAGCTTGGCAAATATTGGTGATAAAATAATAAAAATCAAACCAAATATTACTAGAAAACTGGAGGATTTTCCTTTATCCCTGTCAGCACTTCCACCAAAGATTATATTTCTCCTAAATATTTCTGAAACTATAACAATAATACCAACCATTACAGCAACAAGTGTAGCAAACCTAACATCGTAATTTTTAATATGTGACATTTCATGGGCAATCACACCTTCCATCTCCGATCTATTCAGAACTTTCATAAGACCTGTTGTAACACAAATTACTGCATTCTTTGGATTTCTTCCAGTGGCAAATGCGTTCAATTCATTTGAATCTATCACATAAATTCTTGGTGTTGGAATCCCGGCAGACAAGGCTAACCCCTCTACAACATTGATTAAATATTTATGTTCCTTTGGGTTAGCTGGCCTAGCCTTCACACTCCCCAAAACTATTTTATCGCTGTAATAATAGGTAAAAAATGTGAAAAGAAATGAGAAAATTAGAGCTAAAATTAGAAACAAATAAGCCAAACCGGGCTCAAACAAATATCCAATGAAATACCCTATAAAAACAATCGATATGAAAACAAACAGCACTAAAGCTACTGATTTTAACCTATTTTTGTTTATCTCATCTTCAATATTAAATTTGGTCATCTATTCAACCGTTAGAATTCAACTTTAACTGGTTTTCTCTCACTTTCTCCTATCTCCAAGTGTTTCTTTTTCTCTTTACCTAAAATCTTTGCAAAAAACACACCTGGAAATGTGGATACAAGATTATTGTAGGCGAGTATAGAATCATTGTAAAATTGTCTTGCATAAGCAATCTTATTTTCAATTCCAGAGAGTTCTTCTTGAAGCATCATGAAATTTTCATTTGCCTTTAATTTTGGATAATTTTCTGCTAAGGCAAAAATGGTTTTTAACGCTCCAGCTATCTCTCTGTCGGCCTTGATTTTCTCCTCATCTGTTTTCGCTCCTAACATTCTTTCCCTAGCTTTTGTTATTGATGCTATTACACTTCTTTCATGTTTCATATACCCTTTGACAGTTTCAACCAAGTTTGGGACTAGATCAGCCCTTTTCTTTAGTTGAACATCAATTTGAGACCACGCGTTATCCACTCTATTACTTAGGATTATTATTCTGTTTGAATAATAAACTCCCATTAACAATATAAATGCCAATAATACTAAAATTAATGTTCCAATCATTAAACCACAAAATATATTTGTATTTTATATCTATTAAATTATTCCTCTTCCTTTTCTGACATGAAATCATCAATCTTGTAATTGTACTTGTTTTCTCCTCTATTTTTTAATATTTCCCTTCCAAGCAACCAAAATATCACAGCCACTGATCTTCTTCCTTTATTGTTGCAAGGAATGACCAGATCAATATTTTTTGTTTCATTGAATGTGTCACACATGGCCACAACTGGTATCCTTGAATCAACAGCCTCCTTGAGTGCCTGTTTATCTATTAATGGGTCTGTCAAAAAAACCACATCTGGTTCTATGTATTTTGAATAGTTTGGATTAGTTAAAGTCCCTGGCATAAACCTCCCTATCACATACTCTGCTCCTATAATTTCGGCCAGTTTTTTGACACCCTTTTGGACATTTGCCTTCCTCCCAACTATCAGGATCTTCTTTTTTCTTGCAAGAAATTTGGCCCCAATCCCTATTCTTTCATCCAATTGTTTTAAGTTAAGTACGCAAAGACCATCCTCTCTTATTTTGTAGATGAACTTTCTCATGCTAGCAGTTTTTGTCTTCATGCCTATGTGAACACCAGAAGAAAGGTATTCTTCCTTAGGTATTAGCAATTCCTCTTCGCTGGCCATTCAATCAACCTATATATTTCAGATCCTCCTTTTCTTCTCCTGCCTTGCCCATCTCCTCACTTAACATCTGAGACAGTGCCCTGGACTGTATTTTTTGAACTTTACTCATGAACTTTTCCATTTCTTTTATTTTATTTTGCAATTCTGACATGTCAATTTCAACTTTTAATATCTTCACTAAAACTTTTAAAATTACCTCTGCTGTTTTTGGGTCGGGTATTTCTGGCATTCCAGCAGTTTCGCCTAGCAAACAAAGGCCTTCCATACCTCTATATCTTCCCAACCCCAGGAAAAGGCCGGAAGCCCCTATTATAGTCCCGACCTTGCTCCCCGCATCAAAATCTATATCATAATTTTTATATTTTTCTATAACTTCTGGGTTGCTCACAGCACCTATTACCCTTTGTTTTTTTCCCACACTCTGAACACTTAAACCGGCTGTAGTTATTATGTCTTTAACACCCAATTTTTCAAGGAAATCTAGAACTGTTTCAACTATTTCATAATGCCCTATAGGATCAACGCTTTGACTATCCCCAACCATAAATATCACATCTCTTTGACCACTTTTTTTGGCCTTCCAATAGTAGAATTCATTTTTTAGGACATGAACAGCTGAGCTTTGGTGAATAAGTACAAATGGCATAAAATGGGAAGACATAAGCTCGGCAAACTTCACAGCTTTCAATTCTTCAAGTAAATAACCAACAGCTATTCTCCCTACATTTCCAACTCCTGGTAAACCCTCGATGAATATGGGGTTATTAAGTTTTGGTAATTCACCCAATACCTTTATTTTTGTTCCATTCATTTCTCATCTCCTCCTATTGAAAAGGACGCAATCCCATCCTTTATTTTTGAAATCTCACTTTGCAACCTTTCAACAAAAATTTTTTCATCTTGTTTTGGGTTCTTTGTCTTTATTCTAATGCTATATCTTGGCGCGCTAATATATCTTATATCCCAATTATATTTATTTTCGAGGTTTTTTAGGAATTCTTTAACCCTCTTTATTCCATCACCTGTATAAAACTTTAGTTCCAGTGTAGCCTTTATACTAATCTCCTTTTTCTGTATGTTTTCCCTTGCAACCTCTGACATTATTTTTGCATATTTTTCATCAACACCTCTTCTGACCAGTAACTCGGGTTTTTCGAGTGCATAATTAAAAGCGACAAACATATCACCAAACAGATCTTGAAGTTTGAAACCAATTTTTTCGTATGCTTGATCTAGGTCAAAACCCAACTTTTCACCAACCATTTTAAGCATTTTTTCAGCATATTCTTCCTTTTTATAGTCTTGTATTTTCTTTTCTTTTGCCTTCTTTGAGACCCTTTTTAGGCTCAGGTTTATATGACCTTTGTCTTCCTCGACCTTAAAAACTTTTGCTACATATTTTTTCCCTTGTTTTACAAACTTTTTTATATCTCTTACCCATTTTCCAGTAACTTCAGAAACATGTATCATACCCTCTTTCTCTGGATATTCATCTAGAGTGCATAAGGCTGAATGGGGAGTTATAGTCTTCACAGTAACTATTACAATTTCACCTTCTTGAGGAAAACCCCTTCTTTTGACCATATTACCTACAATATGTGGTAATTGAAGATTTAAAAGATTATAGGATTGGTTATGGTAAACAAAGATGTGGGCACTTAATTAATTTAAATCCCTAATAAAAAATAAAAAAAATGAAAAAATTTCCAAAGATTTTAATAATATTCACCTTTTCCTTTATTCTAACAATAATTGGGATTTATTCTCAGAAAGTTGATAGGGAGGTATATGTTGGTCTTTATTTAATAAATTTAGGAAAGTTTGATATATCCACGGGTTCATTTACTGCTGATTTTTATCTAGCCTTTGAGTGCGAGAATTCTTGCCCAAACTTGGATTTTGAGTTTATGAACGGGAGGGCAACGAGTTTTGAGAAATTAGTTGATAAACCAAATCTGAAGTCTTATAGAATACAGGCTAATCTCGTAAGTCCTATAGACCTTAAAAAGTTTCCTTTTGATAAACAAAAGTTGAAAATTATAATAGAGGATAAAAATTTACCTATAGAAGAATTAGTATATATTCCAAAGCTGAATGAGAGTGGAATAGATCCGTCAATAATTTTCATTGGTTGGGAGATCGAAGATTGGTCATCTTACACAGAGGAACACTATTACAATGTCTATGATGAAACTTATTCGCAATATATTTTTGAAATCCCAATAAGAAGAATAACTATAAATTCTATTTTCAAAACATTTTTACCAATAGCCTTTATTATGTTGATAATGCTTTCTAGTTTTGTTTTGGATCCGGATAAAATAACAACAAGATTGACAATGGCGGGTTCATCCTTGGTTGCTTCAGTGATGTATCACGTTTCTATAACCAACCAGATACCACCCGTTAGTTATTTGACTTTTGTGGATAAATTTATGGTTCTCACATATTTTATTACACTTTTGAGCTTCATATTCAATGTCTTAATCCTCGAGCTTCACGAAGAGAAAAAGGACAAATTAGTTGAAAAATTGCACAGATGTACAGAGTTTACTATGTTTATTGTAGTTCCTATAATCTACGTCCTATTGTTTGTTTTATTTTTGTAACCGAGATTTGTATTGTAAAATTCTTTATTTATCCAATTAATGCAGGGGGTGAGATTTGAACTCACGAACCCACTAAGGGACTGACTCCTAAGGCCAGCGGAATTGACCAGGCTATCCGACCCCTGCATGATTATAATTTAATGATATATATTTACTTAATTTTCCGTGGAAATAAAAATTGGATAAGGTAGAAATTATATATGCTCCCGACGGGATTTGAACCCGTGTCCACGGCTTTCTTCAAGAATCGAAAGGCCGTTATCCTTGGCCGGGCTAGACTACGGGAGCTTTGGTGGGCCGAGCAGGACTCGAACCTGCGATTTCCGCCACGTCAAGGCGGCGTCTTAACCAACTGGACCATCGGCCCCGCTTTACAATATTGGAATAATAATTTAAATGATTAATTTACAAGATTTCCCAATTAAAACTTAAATTTACCAACTCCCAATTATCAGATATGATGCCTGGAATGAATCCAAAACAGCTTGAAGCCATGTTAAAACAACTTGGGATGAAGATGGAGAATTTACCGGCAACTCAAGTTGTGATAAAAACTGATCAGGGTGATATAATTATAAACAACCCCCAAGTTATAAAAACAACCATGAAGGGGCAAGTAATATATCAAGTTTCTGGTGATGTGACCGAGACCTCTTTTTCTGAAGAGGATATTAATTTGGTTATGGAACAGAGTGGTGTAAAAGATAGGAATAAAATCGAACAAGTTTTGAAACAAACAAATGGGGATGTAGTTG contains:
- the rpsB gene encoding 30S ribosomal protein S2 codes for the protein MASEEELLIPKEEYLSSGVHIGMKTKTASMRKFIYKIREDGLCVLNLKQLDERIGIGAKFLARKKKILIVGRKANVQKGVKKLAEIIGAEYVIGRFMPGTLTNPNYSKYIEPDVVFLTDPLIDKQALKEAVDSRIPVVAMCDTFNETKNIDLVIPCNNKGRRSVAVIFWLLGREILKNRGENKYNYKIDDFMSEKEEE
- a CDS encoding proteasome assembly chaperone family protein: MNGTKIKVLGELPKLNNPIFIEGLPGVGNVGRIAVGYLLEELKAVKFAELMSSHFMPFVLIHQSSAVHVLKNEFYYWKAKKSGQRDVIFMVGDSQSVDPIGHYEIVETVLDFLEKLGVKDIITTAGLSVQSVGKKQRVIGAVSNPEVIEKYKNYDIDFDAGSKVGTIIGASGLFLGLGRYRGMEGLCLLGETAGMPEIPDPKTAEVILKVLVKILKVEIDMSELQNKIKEMEKFMSKVQKIQSRALSQMLSEEMGKAGEEKEDLKYIG
- a CDS encoding S1 RNA-binding domain-containing protein, with amino-acid sequence MVKRRGFPQEGEIVIVTVKTITPHSALCTLDEYPEKEGMIHVSEVTGKWVRDIKKFVKQGKKYVAKVFKVEEDKGHINLSLKRVSKKAKEKKIQDYKKEEYAEKMLKMVGEKLGFDLDQAYEKIGFKLQDLFGDMFVAFNYALEKPELLVRRGVDEKYAKIMSEVARENIQKKEISIKATLELKFYTGDGIKRVKEFLKNLENKYNWDIRYISAPRYSIRIKTKNPKQDEKIFVERLQSEISKIKDGIASFSIGGDEK
- a CDS encoding nascent polypeptide-associated complex protein, which produces MMPGMNPKQLEAMLKQLGMKMENLPATQVVIKTDQGDIIINNPQVIKTTMKGQVIYQVSGDVTETSFSEEDINLVMEQSGVKDRNKIEQVLKQTNGDVVEAIMKLKS